One segment of Streptomyces sp. YIM 121038 DNA contains the following:
- a CDS encoding helix-turn-helix transcriptional regulator has translation MDEQMAARRAFGAHLAALRKRARLTQPQLAARLCVVSSTTTVTRSDVSRWERGKRVPDAWLPSLATALAVPLEELERAAAQARGEVAELPQDDHPHAVVQQRAGWLLAHDTAHGGDHVADAAVQVWRAERAQIIGGDKARLAVVSEVAEIAGWLLFDAARPEEARAAWLESLHLARSAGDQTMQWFAMSLLAMEAAQSGRVGEALSLCEEITDRPVPPRVALLAEVRRSRALAAAGDRPRALQAIGRARSRLEDSLHSRDPHWSWWVDELEVTGHDGEVALLLGEPARAVSRFEQTVGLQKSVNPMGRGALYFAVAELDALVRLGAWREAEAPLLRLKPLLRTVASSRIQGRLRSTLRAIDRDGPAWLVDTAREVAES, from the coding sequence ATGGACGAGCAGATGGCAGCGCGACGTGCGTTCGGCGCGCACCTGGCCGCACTGCGCAAGCGGGCACGGTTGACGCAGCCCCAGCTCGCGGCGCGACTATGCGTGGTCAGCAGCACAACCACGGTGACCCGCAGCGATGTCTCCCGGTGGGAGCGGGGGAAGCGTGTGCCGGACGCCTGGCTGCCGTCGCTGGCCACCGCCCTCGCCGTGCCGCTGGAGGAGTTGGAGCGGGCTGCCGCGCAGGCTCGGGGTGAGGTGGCGGAACTGCCACAGGACGATCACCCGCACGCTGTTGTGCAGCAGCGGGCCGGGTGGCTGCTTGCTCACGACACCGCGCACGGTGGCGACCACGTGGCCGATGCAGCCGTACAGGTGTGGCGCGCCGAGCGCGCACAGATCATCGGAGGCGACAAGGCCCGCCTTGCCGTGGTTTCCGAGGTTGCCGAAATCGCCGGGTGGCTGCTGTTCGACGCGGCCCGGCCGGAGGAAGCACGCGCTGCCTGGCTGGAGTCTCTGCACCTCGCCCGCTCTGCCGGGGACCAGACCATGCAGTGGTTCGCGATGAGCTTGCTGGCCATGGAAGCAGCTCAGAGCGGGCGCGTTGGCGAGGCCTTGTCTCTCTGTGAGGAGATCACAGACCGGCCGGTGCCGCCGCGGGTAGCGCTCCTGGCTGAAGTGCGGCGGAGCCGGGCGCTCGCCGCCGCCGGTGACCGCCCTCGGGCCCTCCAGGCGATCGGGAGGGCTCGTAGCCGACTGGAAGACTCGCTCCACTCTCGGGATCCACACTGGTCGTGGTGGGTGGATGAGTTGGAAGTCACTGGGCACGATGGCGAGGTGGCGTTGCTGCTCGGAGAGCCCGCACGAGCGGTGTCGCGTTTCGAGCAGACCGTCGGGCTACAGAAATCGGTCAACCCGATGGGCCGGGGCGCTCTGTACTTCGCCGTCGCCGAGTTGGACGCGCTCGTGCGGCTCGGCGCGTGGAGGGAGGCCGAAGCGCCGTTGCTCCGCCTGAAACCGCTGTTGCGGACTGTGGCGTCATCCCGAATTCAAGGGCGCCTGCGATCCACGCTGCGTGCCATCGACAGGGACGGCCCGGCCTGGCTGGTGGACACGGCGCGTGAGGTTGCGGAGAGCTAG
- a CDS encoding GH1 family beta-glucosidase → MPDANLRFPPGFLWGAATAAYQIEGAAREDGRTPSIWDAFSHTPGKVLGGDTGDVACDHYHRWREDVRLLADLGLKAYRFSVSWPRVQPTGRGPAARRGLDFYRALVDELLAHGITPMVTLYHWDLPQELESGLPGGGPAGGGWPERDTAERFAEYAGIVAGALGDRVELWTTLNEPWCSAFLGYGSGVHAPGRTDPAAALRAAHHLNLAHGLGARALRAALPARARIGVSLNPSAVRPLTSSPADLDARRRIDALANRVFTGPMLRGAYDDDLLADTARVTDWAFVRDGDLDVTRQPLDFLGINYYSPAVVSAASPSGAPRHDGHGGGDHSPWPGADSLVSFHRAPGELTAMDWPVDPTGLKDLLLEYTAQAPGVPLYVTENGAAYDDKPEGGAVHDPDRVRYLHGHLSAVHAAIREGADVRGYFLWSLMDNFEWAYGYSKRFGAVYVDYETQRRTPKSSARWYAKVAASGELPRAVAEG, encoded by the coding sequence ATGCCCGATGCGAACCTGCGGTTTCCCCCCGGCTTCCTGTGGGGTGCCGCGACCGCCGCGTACCAGATCGAAGGGGCCGCGCGGGAGGACGGCAGGACCCCGTCGATCTGGGACGCCTTCAGCCATACGCCGGGCAAGGTGCTCGGCGGGGACACCGGGGACGTCGCCTGCGACCACTACCACCGGTGGCGCGAGGACGTGCGGCTCCTGGCGGACCTCGGGCTCAAGGCCTATCGCTTCTCGGTGTCCTGGCCCCGGGTGCAGCCCACCGGGCGCGGGCCCGCCGCGCGGCGCGGCCTCGACTTCTACCGCGCGCTGGTCGACGAGCTGCTCGCGCACGGCATCACGCCGATGGTCACGCTCTACCACTGGGACCTGCCCCAGGAGCTCGAATCGGGGCTGCCCGGCGGGGGCCCGGCGGGCGGCGGCTGGCCGGAGCGGGACACCGCCGAGCGCTTCGCGGAGTACGCCGGGATCGTCGCCGGGGCGCTCGGTGACCGCGTGGAGCTGTGGACGACCCTCAACGAGCCCTGGTGCAGCGCCTTCCTGGGCTACGGCTCGGGGGTGCACGCCCCCGGGCGCACCGACCCCGCGGCCGCCCTGCGCGCGGCCCACCACCTCAACCTCGCGCACGGTCTCGGTGCCCGGGCGCTGCGCGCGGCCCTGCCCGCGCGGGCCCGGATCGGGGTGAGCCTCAATCCGAGCGCGGTGCGCCCGCTCACCTCCTCGCCCGCCGATCTGGACGCGCGGCGCCGGATCGACGCGCTCGCCAACCGGGTCTTCACCGGGCCGATGCTGCGCGGCGCGTACGACGACGATCTGCTCGCGGACACCGCGCGGGTCACGGACTGGGCCTTCGTGCGCGACGGCGACCTGGACGTCACGCGGCAGCCGCTGGACTTCCTCGGCATCAACTACTACTCCCCCGCCGTCGTGTCGGCCGCCTCGCCCTCCGGTGCCCCGCGCCACGACGGGCACGGGGGCGGCGACCACTCCCCCTGGCCGGGCGCGGACTCCCTGGTCTCCTTCCACCGCGCGCCCGGCGAACTCACCGCCATGGACTGGCCGGTGGATCCCACGGGACTGAAGGACCTCCTCCTCGAATACACCGCTCAGGCCCCCGGGGTTCCGCTCTATGTGACGGAGAACGGCGCCGCCTACGACGACAAGCCCGAGGGCGGCGCCGTCCACGACCCCGACCGGGTGCGCTACCTGCACGGACACCTGTCCGCCGTACACGCGGCGATCCGGGAGGGCGCCGACGTCCGGGGCTACTTCCTGTGGTCGCTCATGGACAACTTCGAGTGGGCGTACGGCTACAGCAAGCGCTTCGGCGCGGTGTACGTCGACTACGAGACGCAGCGGCGCACGCCCAAGTCGAGCGCCCGCTGGTACGCGAAGGTCGCGGCGAGCGGTGAGCTGCCGCGGGCCGTGGCCGAGGGGTGA
- a CDS encoding HAMP domain-containing sensor histidine kinase has protein sequence MRWALVKVCLAVTTMVAAAFAVPLGLVIQEMARDRAFSAAERHAAGMGPTLSITTDRAELTRAVATSEAGGEGRMAVHVPAVGTHPALAIGDRRAHPHDVAATRAQGRARTVAVPGGYALLQPFAIGSGGIAVVEIHVPESEVSKGVTTAWLVLAGVGVGLVIGSVAVADRLGVRMVRPARRLVGAARDLGEGRLTARVPEDGPTELRLAAVAFNSMADQVVHLLANERELAADLSHRLRTPLTVLRLNAASLGDGPAAEQTRVAVEKLEREVDTIIRTAREAKPRTAAGGTGAGCDAAEVIRERMEFWSALAEDEGREARVAGVERPVWIPVARADLVAALDALLGNVFRHTREGAAFAVDVHSGEDAVIVLVSDAGDGITDPQAALARGGSGGTGGPSGTQGPDGAIGSTGLGLDIARRLAESTGGDVRIGRSVLGGTEVRLWLQRAAVRPGERRRRRRAPAR, from the coding sequence ATGAGGTGGGCCCTGGTGAAGGTGTGCCTGGCCGTCACGACGATGGTCGCGGCCGCCTTCGCCGTCCCGCTGGGCCTCGTCATCCAGGAGATGGCCCGCGACCGCGCCTTCTCCGCCGCCGAACGGCACGCCGCCGGCATGGGCCCCACGCTGTCCATCACCACCGACCGCGCCGAGCTCACCCGGGCCGTCGCCACCTCCGAGGCGGGCGGCGAGGGGCGCATGGCCGTCCACGTCCCGGCCGTCGGCACGCACCCCGCGCTGGCCATCGGCGACCGCCGCGCCCACCCCCACGACGTCGCCGCGACGCGCGCACAGGGCCGGGCCAGGACCGTCGCCGTGCCCGGTGGCTACGCGCTGCTCCAGCCCTTCGCCATCGGCTCCGGAGGGATCGCCGTGGTCGAGATCCACGTGCCGGAGAGCGAGGTCAGCAAGGGCGTGACCACGGCCTGGCTGGTGCTCGCGGGCGTCGGGGTCGGTCTCGTCATCGGCTCGGTGGCCGTCGCGGACCGGCTCGGCGTCCGCATGGTCCGGCCCGCGAGACGCCTGGTCGGCGCCGCCCGCGACCTGGGCGAGGGCAGGCTCACCGCGCGGGTGCCGGAGGACGGGCCCACCGAACTGCGCCTGGCCGCCGTGGCGTTCAACTCGATGGCCGACCAGGTCGTCCACCTCCTCGCCAACGAGCGGGAGCTGGCCGCCGACCTGTCGCACCGCCTGCGCACCCCGCTGACCGTGCTGCGGCTCAACGCGGCCTCCCTCGGCGACGGGCCCGCCGCCGAACAGACCCGCGTCGCCGTGGAGAAGCTGGAGCGCGAGGTCGACACGATCATCCGCACCGCCCGCGAGGCCAAGCCGCGCACGGCCGCCGGCGGCACCGGCGCGGGCTGCGACGCCGCCGAAGTGATCCGCGAGCGCATGGAGTTCTGGTCGGCGCTCGCCGAGGACGAGGGGCGCGAGGCGCGCGTCGCGGGCGTGGAGCGGCCCGTGTGGATACCGGTGGCGCGGGCCGATCTGGTCGCCGCGCTCGACGCGCTGCTCGGCAACGTCTTCCGGCACACCCGGGAGGGCGCGGCGTTCGCCGTGGACGTGCACAGCGGCGAGGACGCGGTGATCGTGCTCGTCTCCGACGCGGGCGACGGCATCACCGACCCCCAGGCCGCCCTCGCCCGCGGCGGCTCCGGCGGCACGGGCGGGCCGAGCGGCACCCAGGGCCCGGACGGCGCGATCGGGTCGACGGGGCTCGGCCTCGACATCGCGCGCCGCCTGGCCGAGTCGACCGGCGGCGACGTACGGATCGGCCGCTCGGTCCTCGGCGGCACGGAGGTGCGGCTCTGGCTCCAGCGGGCGGCCGTCCGGCCGGGGGAGAGGCGGCGTCGACGCCGTGCCCCGGCACGTTAG
- a CDS encoding sugar ABC transporter permease, giving the protein MDLPSDSRTAVAPAPAVATARDERRRARRSRRYRWDVRFSPYALIAPFFLFFVAFGLFPLLYTGWASLHRVELGAPTDMEWVGLRNFSRLLDDDFFWNALRNTFTIGLISTVPQLLMALGLAHLLNYRLRGSMFFRVAILTPYATSVAAATLVFVLMFSRTDHGLINWGLGLVGIDAVDWQNGDWTAQLAVSAIVIWRWTGYNALIYLAAMQAIPHDLYESAALDGASRWQQFLHVTVPSLRPTILFTCVVSTIGATQLFGEPLLFSQGASPTGGSDHQFQTLGLYLYEQGWFNQHLGRASAIAWTMFLILVLIGLLNWAVGRWIRKSA; this is encoded by the coding sequence ATGGACCTTCCGAGTGACTCCCGGACGGCCGTGGCCCCCGCCCCGGCGGTGGCCACGGCCCGGGACGAGCGCCGCCGGGCGCGGCGCAGCCGCCGCTACCGCTGGGACGTGCGGTTCAGCCCCTACGCCCTCATCGCGCCGTTCTTCCTCTTCTTCGTCGCCTTCGGGCTCTTTCCGCTCCTCTATACGGGGTGGGCCTCGCTGCACCGGGTGGAGCTGGGCGCGCCCACCGACATGGAGTGGGTGGGCCTGCGCAACTTCTCGCGGCTGCTCGACGACGACTTCTTCTGGAACGCGCTGCGCAACACCTTCACCATCGGCCTGATCTCCACCGTGCCGCAGCTGCTGATGGCGCTCGGGCTCGCCCATCTCCTCAACTACCGGCTGCGCGGATCCATGTTCTTCCGGGTCGCGATCCTCACTCCCTACGCCACGTCCGTGGCCGCGGCGACGCTCGTGTTCGTGCTCATGTTCAGCAGGACGGACCACGGGCTGATCAACTGGGGGCTCGGGCTCGTCGGGATCGACGCCGTGGACTGGCAGAACGGCGACTGGACGGCACAGCTCGCGGTGTCCGCCATCGTGATCTGGCGGTGGACCGGCTACAACGCGCTGATCTACCTCGCCGCGATGCAGGCCATTCCGCACGATCTGTACGAGTCGGCGGCGCTCGACGGGGCGAGCCGCTGGCAGCAGTTCCTGCACGTGACGGTGCCGTCGCTGCGGCCCACGATCCTGTTCACCTGCGTGGTGTCGACGATCGGGGCGACGCAGCTGTTCGGTGAGCCGCTCCTTTTCAGTCAGGGGGCGAGCCCCACGGGTGGCTCGGACCACCAGTTCCAGACGCTCGGTCTGTATCTGTACGAGCAGGGCTGGTTCAACCAGCACCTCGGGCGGGCCTCGGCGATCGCCTGGACCATGTTCCTCATTCTCGTGCTGATCGGCCTGCTCAACTGGGCGGTCGGCCGGTGGATCCGCAAGAGCGCGTGA
- a CDS encoding extracellular solute-binding protein: protein MRHSRSRRTHDRTRYRTRTPRTAVVLAAVAALAGGALTGCAEDSDDPGTGGSSGGGGGGGKGKTTLTIGVFGAFGLQEAGLYAEYERLHPDIDIKQNSVQRNENYWPALLTHLSSGSGLSDIQAVEVGNVAELTGGHADKLVDLGKTPGVDKSAYLGWKWKQGTAEGGRTIALGTDIGPTGICYRKDLFKKAGLPTDREAVGRLWAGDWDKYLRAGERFKAKAPEGTAFVDGATGVMAAVHASGTQKFYDADGKLVYKDSPAVKEGWDLAARFAEAGLTAKLQQFQPSWDQAFANGSFATVTCPPWMLGYIKDKAGADAKDQWDVAAAPKPGNWGGSFLTVPEAGEHKEEAAKLAAWLTAPKQQAKLFDERASFPSASAAYDLPAVKDAKNPYFGGAPVGRIFSRAAEGVPVQPIGPKDGIISQYLADTGMLGVDQKGTSPDKAWGRAVKTIDNALDQ from the coding sequence ATGCGCCACAGCAGAAGCCGCAGGACGCATGACCGGACTCGCTACAGGACTCGAACGCCCCGTACGGCCGTGGTGCTCGCGGCCGTCGCCGCGCTCGCCGGCGGAGCGCTCACCGGCTGCGCGGAGGACTCCGACGACCCGGGCACCGGCGGCTCCTCCGGCGGCGGGGGCGGAGGCGGCAAGGGGAAGACGACCCTGACCATCGGCGTGTTCGGCGCCTTCGGCCTCCAGGAGGCCGGTCTGTACGCGGAGTACGAGCGGCTCCACCCGGACATCGACATCAAGCAGAACTCCGTCCAGCGCAACGAGAACTACTGGCCCGCGCTGCTCACCCATCTGAGCAGCGGCAGCGGCCTGTCCGACATCCAGGCCGTGGAGGTCGGCAACGTCGCCGAGCTGACCGGCGGCCACGCGGACAAGCTGGTGGACCTCGGCAAGACCCCCGGCGTCGACAAGAGCGCCTACCTCGGCTGGAAGTGGAAGCAGGGCACGGCCGAGGGCGGCAGGACCATCGCGCTCGGCACCGACATCGGCCCCACCGGCATCTGCTACCGCAAGGACCTGTTTAAGAAGGCCGGCCTGCCCACGGACCGCGAGGCCGTGGGCAGGCTGTGGGCCGGTGACTGGGACAAGTACCTCCGGGCGGGCGAGCGCTTCAAGGCGAAGGCGCCCGAGGGCACCGCCTTCGTGGACGGCGCGACGGGCGTGATGGCCGCCGTGCACGCCTCCGGCACGCAGAAGTTCTACGACGCCGACGGCAAGCTCGTCTACAAGGACAGCCCGGCGGTCAAGGAGGGCTGGGACCTCGCGGCGCGGTTCGCCGAGGCCGGGCTCACCGCGAAGCTCCAGCAGTTCCAGCCCAGTTGGGACCAGGCCTTCGCCAACGGCTCCTTCGCCACGGTGACCTGTCCGCCCTGGATGCTCGGCTACATCAAGGACAAGGCGGGCGCCGACGCGAAGGACCAGTGGGACGTCGCCGCCGCGCCGAAGCCCGGCAACTGGGGCGGCTCCTTCCTCACCGTGCCCGAGGCGGGCGAGCACAAGGAGGAGGCGGCGAAGCTCGCGGCCTGGCTGACCGCGCCGAAGCAGCAGGCCAAGCTGTTCGACGAGCGGGCCAGCTTCCCGAGCGCCAGCGCGGCCTACGACCTGCCCGCGGTGAAGGACGCCAAGAACCCCTACTTCGGCGGCGCGCCCGTGGGCCGGATCTTCTCCAGGGCCGCCGAGGGCGTGCCCGTCCAGCCCATCGGCCCCAAGGACGGGATCATCTCCCAGTACCTGGCGGACACCGGGATGCTCGGCGTCGACCAGAAGGGCACCTCGCCCGACAAGGCCTGGGGCAGGGCCGTGAAGACCATCGACAACGCGCTGGACCAGTGA
- a CDS encoding fused MFS/spermidine synthase → MARNRRSRDAAREAVVEEVDGGLAELLPDRDRPHAWTLVIDGAPQSHVDLDDPAHLDFEYQRRLGHIADLAAPPGTPLHVLHLGGGAFTLARYVAATRPRSTQQVVERDTALVSLVRRVLPLDPQARVRVRGADAREGLAKVPDGWADLVIADVFSGARTPAHLTSVEFLGDVRRVLKPEGHYAANLADGPPLGYLRGQLATAAAVFPELALVADPAVLRGKRFGNAVLLASARPLPLAELTRRSASDPHPARVEHGRALLDFGGGAAAVTDASAVASPAPPPSVFR, encoded by the coding sequence ATGGCAAGGAACAGGCGGAGCCGCGACGCGGCGCGGGAAGCGGTGGTCGAAGAGGTCGACGGCGGCCTCGCCGAACTGCTGCCCGACCGCGACCGCCCCCACGCCTGGACCCTCGTCATCGACGGCGCACCCCAGTCCCACGTCGACCTCGACGACCCCGCCCACCTCGACTTCGAGTACCAGCGCAGGCTCGGCCACATCGCCGACCTCGCCGCCCCGCCCGGCACCCCCCTGCACGTGCTGCACCTCGGCGGCGGCGCCTTCACCCTCGCCCGCTACGTCGCCGCGACCCGCCCCCGCTCCACCCAGCAGGTCGTCGAGCGCGACACCGCCCTCGTGAGCCTGGTGCGCCGCGTGCTGCCGCTCGACCCGCAGGCACGCGTGCGCGTGCGCGGAGCCGACGCCCGCGAGGGACTCGCCAAGGTGCCGGACGGCTGGGCGGACCTGGTGATCGCCGACGTGTTCAGCGGCGCCCGCACCCCCGCGCACCTGACGTCCGTGGAGTTCCTCGGCGACGTGCGCCGCGTCCTGAAGCCCGAAGGGCACTACGCCGCCAACCTCGCCGACGGCCCGCCGCTCGGCTATCTGCGCGGCCAACTCGCCACCGCCGCCGCCGTCTTCCCCGAGCTCGCGCTCGTCGCCGACCCCGCCGTGCTGCGCGGCAAGCGCTTCGGCAACGCCGTGCTCCTCGCCTCCGCGCGCCCCCTGCCCCTCGCCGAACTCACCCGGCGCAGCGCGAGCGACCCGCACCCGGCGCGCGTCGAACACGGGCGCGCCCTCCTCGACTTCGGCGGCGGGGCGGCCGCCGTCACCGACGCGAGCGCGGTGGCCTCGCCCGCGCCGCCGCCCTCCGTCTTCCGCTGA
- a CDS encoding LacI family DNA-binding transcriptional regulator — MGSRQPKGRSGGRPTLEEVAARAGVGRGTVSRVINGSPRVSAHTRAAVEEAVAELGYVPNTAARALAANRTDSIAVVVPEPESRFFAEPYFSDIIHGVGAALADTDLQLLLTFAGGDRERRRLAQYLSAHRVDGVLLVSVHADDPLPDLLQQLGIPAVISGRRRADEPLASVDSDNFAGARAAVTHLVARGRRRIATITGRLDVYGAQRRLDGYRDALAEAGHEPDEALTALADFTEEGGRRAMADLLARRPDLDAVFAASDVMAAGARQVLRRAGRRIPDDVALVGFDDSAIARHMDPPLTSVRQPIVEMGRTMTDVLLTEIADPRPPVPRRLARPRIVLPTELIPRASS; from the coding sequence ATGGGGAGTCGTCAGCCCAAGGGGCGCAGCGGGGGGCGGCCCACGCTGGAAGAGGTGGCCGCGCGGGCGGGTGTCGGCCGGGGGACGGTGTCCCGGGTGATCAACGGCTCGCCCCGGGTGAGCGCGCACACCCGCGCCGCCGTGGAGGAGGCCGTCGCCGAGCTGGGGTACGTGCCGAACACGGCGGCCCGGGCGCTCGCCGCGAACCGTACGGACTCGATCGCCGTGGTCGTCCCCGAGCCCGAGTCCCGGTTCTTCGCCGAGCCGTACTTCTCGGACATCATCCACGGCGTGGGGGCCGCGCTCGCGGACACCGATCTGCAGCTCCTGCTGACCTTCGCGGGTGGCGACCGGGAGCGCCGCCGCCTCGCGCAGTATCTGTCGGCGCACCGGGTGGACGGCGTGCTCCTGGTGTCGGTGCACGCGGACGATCCGCTGCCGGACCTGCTGCAGCAGCTGGGGATACCGGCGGTGATCAGCGGCCGCCGCCGCGCCGACGAGCCGCTGGCCTCGGTGGACTCCGACAATTTCGCGGGGGCCCGCGCCGCCGTCACCCATTTGGTGGCCCGGGGCCGCCGCCGGATAGCCACGATCACGGGCCGCCTCGATGTGTACGGGGCCCAGCGGCGTCTCGACGGCTACCGCGACGCCCTGGCGGAGGCCGGGCACGAGCCGGACGAGGCCCTGACGGCGCTCGCCGACTTCACCGAGGAGGGCGGCCGGCGGGCGATGGCGGACCTGCTGGCGCGCAGGCCGGACCTGGACGCGGTCTTCGCGGCGTCGGACGTGATGGCGGCGGGCGCGCGTCAGGTCCTGCGCCGGGCGGGCCGCCGCATACCGGACGACGTGGCTCTGGTCGGCTTCGACGACTCGGCGATCGCCCGCCACATGGATCCGCCGCTGACGAGTGTGCGCCAGCCCATCGTGGAGATGGGCCGCACGATGACGGACGTCCTGCTCACCGAGATCGCCGACCCCCGCCCCCCGGTGCCCCGCCGCCTCGCCCGCCCCCGGATCGTCCTGCCGACGGAGCTGATCCCCCGCGCGTCGTCCTGA
- a CDS encoding carbohydrate ABC transporter permease: MTEVTQTRRAPRTGGPGPGPTRRGRGPGKRGAGRQLHGGKLTYAVLVLFTIGSLFPLVWTAIAASRTNTRLAQTPPPFWFGGNLFKNLEIAWTDANMGTALLNTLVVAGTITIGTVLFSTLAGFAFAKLRFRFRGLLLLLVIGTMLVPPQLSVVPLFMMIAEFGWTDQLQSVILPTLVSAFGVFFMRQYLIEALPTELIEAARVDGASSLRLIWHVVFPAARPAMAVLSMLTFVMAWNDFFWPIIALTQGGEPTVQVALAGLGRGQIPDQSVIMAGALLGTLPLLLAFVLFGKQIVGGIMQGAVKG; encoded by the coding sequence ATGACCGAAGTGACGCAGACGCGCCGCGCGCCGCGCACCGGCGGGCCCGGGCCCGGTCCGACGCGGCGCGGGCGCGGCCCGGGGAAGCGCGGCGCCGGACGGCAGCTGCACGGCGGGAAGCTGACGTACGCCGTCCTGGTGCTCTTCACCATCGGGTCGCTCTTCCCGCTGGTGTGGACGGCGATCGCCGCGTCCCGGACCAATACGCGGCTCGCCCAGACACCGCCGCCGTTCTGGTTCGGCGGGAATCTCTTCAAGAACCTCGAGATCGCCTGGACCGACGCCAACATGGGCACCGCCCTGCTGAACACGCTGGTGGTGGCGGGCACGATCACCATCGGCACGGTGCTCTTCTCCACCCTCGCGGGCTTCGCCTTCGCCAAGCTGCGGTTCCGCTTCCGCGGTCTGCTGCTGCTTCTGGTGATCGGCACGATGCTGGTGCCGCCGCAGCTCAGTGTCGTACCGCTGTTCATGATGATCGCCGAGTTCGGGTGGACCGACCAGCTGCAGTCGGTGATCCTGCCGACGCTGGTCAGCGCCTTCGGGGTGTTCTTCATGCGGCAGTACCTCATCGAGGCGCTGCCCACCGAGCTGATCGAGGCGGCGCGGGTGGACGGGGCGAGCAGCCTGCGCCTGATCTGGCACGTGGTCTTCCCCGCGGCGCGGCCCGCGATGGCCGTCCTGTCCATGCTGACCTTCGTCATGGCGTGGAACGACTTCTTCTGGCCGATCATCGCGCTCACCCAGGGCGGCGAGCCCACCGTGCAGGTCGCCCTCGCCGGGCTCGGCCGGGGGCAGATCCCCGACCAGTCCGTGATCATGGCGGGCGCGCTGCTCGGCACGCTGCCGCTGCTCCTCGCCTTCGTCCTGTTCGGCAAGCAGATCGTGGGCGGGATCATGCAGGGCGCCGTCAAGGGGTGA
- a CDS encoding response regulator transcription factor, whose translation MARVLVVEDDQFVRSALIRYLSDASHTVRSVGTALEALREVAHFRFDVVILDLGLPDLDGAEALKMLRGVTDVPVIVATARDDEAEIVRLLNDGADDYLTKPFSVEHLSARMTAVLRRARGSGASPASRVLRVGGLAIDPLRRRAQLDGAPLDLTRREFDLLTFLAGRPGVVVARRELLAEVWQQSYGDDQTIDVHLSWLRRKLGETAARPRYLHTLRGVGVKLEPPL comes from the coding sequence ATGGCTCGTGTGCTCGTCGTCGAGGACGACCAGTTCGTCCGCTCGGCCCTCATCCGGTATCTGTCCGACGCCTCCCACACCGTACGGAGCGTCGGCACCGCCCTGGAGGCCCTGCGGGAGGTCGCCCACTTCCGGTTCGACGTGGTGATCCTCGACCTCGGCCTGCCCGACCTCGACGGCGCCGAGGCGCTCAAGATGCTGCGCGGCGTCACCGACGTACCCGTGATCGTGGCGACCGCGCGCGACGACGAGGCGGAGATCGTCCGGCTCCTCAACGACGGCGCCGACGACTATCTGACCAAGCCCTTCTCCGTCGAGCACCTGTCCGCGCGCATGACCGCCGTGCTGCGCCGCGCCCGCGGCTCGGGGGCGTCACCGGCGAGCCGGGTGCTGCGCGTCGGCGGCCTCGCCATCGACCCGCTGCGCCGCCGGGCACAGCTGGACGGCGCGCCGCTCGACCTGACCCGGCGCGAGTTCGACCTGCTCACGTTTCTCGCCGGGCGGCCCGGCGTCGTCGTGGCGCGCAGGGAACTCCTCGCCGAGGTCTGGCAGCAGAGCTACGGCGACGACCAGACCATCGACGTCCACCTCTCCTGGCTGCGCCGGAAGCTGGGCGAGACCGCCGCGCGCCCCCGCTATCTGCACACCCTGCGGGGCGTCGGGGTGAAACTGGAGCCGCCGCTGTGA